The DNA sequence ATGTCCCGCGCCACTGCCCCTGAGGTAGCCCGGGAGATTGAAGCAGCCGCGACCCGGGCAGGGTTCAAGTACGCTGTGGTGGATCTGCGTGGCATCCAGTCGGGTGCGATGACGCTGTCCATCCTCAATGCGAAGGGAACTCTGTGACTGACGAGCGCACGCGGAAGGTCGGGGATTTCGCCCATCTGGACATCGACCGTGTCCGCCGCCGCGGTTACCCGGAGGCCATCTACTGCGAGAGCAAAACCGTTGAGCAGGTGGCTGCCATCGCGGTGAGTCTTGGTGAGATCGAGCAGACCACCCTGTTCACCCGGGCCAAGCCTGAGCATGCGGCTGCGGTCATGGAGGTGCTCGATGATGTCTTCTATGATCCGGTGGCGCGTTTTCTCGCTTATCCGGCGGCAGCCCCGGAACCGAGCGGGGTGTCGGTGCTGGTCCTGTGCGCTGGCACCTCTGATCTCCCGGTAGCCATGGAAGCGATGCATACCGCCCGCTACCTGGGACGATCCGTGTCGCTCATCGCTGATGTTGGTGTGGCCGGCATCCACCGTCTGCTCAGTTATGAGGCGGAGCTCCAGAGCGCCGGGGTGATCATCATTGCCGCCGGTATGGATGGTGCTCTGCCCAGCGTGGTCGGGGGCCTGGTGTCCTGTCCGATCGTGGCGGTCCCCACCTCTGTGGGCTACGGCGCGGGTTCCGGTGGGATCGCTCCCCTGCTGACCATGCTGAATTCCTGTGCGCCGGGGGTTGGTGTGGTCAACATCGATAACGGTTATGGAGCAGGGCATCTGGCTGCTCAGATCGCTGCCCGTTGAGCTGACCCTGCGGTAATTCCTGGGCATATTCCCCAACTACGACATCGCTTCGCAGACATCAGTCCCAAAAAGCCGATTTTCCTACTGATGTCTGTGATGCGATGTCGTAGTTGGTGTGGGGACCCGGCGGAGCACCTCTTTCGCACTGATCCCCAGAGCCAGCGCCGCGGCCTTGACATCCTCAAACTCCGGCTGGGCGGTCTGATCGACACCACCCCGGGAGCCGATCTTC is a window from the Corynebacterium faecale genome containing:
- the larB gene encoding nickel pincer cofactor biosynthesis protein LarB; translation: MTDERTRKVGDFAHLDIDRVRRRGYPEAIYCESKTVEQVAAIAVSLGEIEQTTLFTRAKPEHAAAVMEVLDDVFYDPVARFLAYPAAAPEPSGVSVLVLCAGTSDLPVAMEAMHTARYLGRSVSLIADVGVAGIHRLLSYEAELQSAGVIIIAAGMDGALPSVVGGLVSCPIVAVPTSVGYGAGSGGIAPLLTMLNSCAPGVGVVNIDNGYGAGHLAAQIAAR